A part of Cannabis sativa cultivar Pink pepper isolate KNU-18-1 chromosome 6, ASM2916894v1, whole genome shotgun sequence genomic DNA contains:
- the LOC115725512 gene encoding uncharacterized protein LOC115725512, with translation MASLPLLVAAHGCAVRSTPRPTAPAFPGFHRPTETTQTLPKLNPNFRSLTFRAEGALRCQMRQRLPIAYASNSNPSGGGSIEERSGEKTSNAAKGPPFLTIVAGIVVFCSVCWVIGSILIWLISLIANFLPK, from the exons ATGGCATCCCTTCCTCTTCTAGTCGCAGCCCATGGCTGCGCTGTTCGGTCTACACCTCGACCAACGGCCCCAGCATTTCCTGGGTTTCATCGCCCCACTGAAACAACTCAGACTCTTCCTAAACTTAATCCAAACTTTCGGAGTCTCACTTTCAG AGCCGAAGGGGCGTTAAGATGTCAAATGAGGCAAAGGCTACCGATTGCCTATGCATCAAACTCAAACCCTTCAGGTGGTGGTTCCATTGAAGAAAGATCGGGTGAAAAGACGAGCAATGCCGCCAAAGGTCCTCCCTTCCTTACCATCGTTGCTGGAATAGTGGTCTTTTGTAGTGTATGTTGGGTTATTGGATCAATTTTAATATGGCTAATTAGTCTTATTGCCAATTTCCT